One Paenibacillus thermoaerophilus genomic window carries:
- a CDS encoding alpha-N-arabinofuranosidase → MSGKLVVQTDLPTGRISRHIYGHFAEHLGRCVYEGIWVGEDSPIPNTKGIRNDVLEALKRLNIPVLRWPGGCFADEYHWKDGIGPRESRKRMVNTHWGGVVENNHFGTHEFLMLCEMLGCEPYISGNVGSGTVQEMQEWVEYMTFGGESPMADLRRRNGREEPWRVKYFGVGNENWGCGGNMRPEYYADVYRQYQTYVRNYGDNKIYKIACGASDFNYRWTEVLMREAGRFMDGLSLHYYTLPGTWSEKGAATGFTEREWFVTLKKALRMDELLANHAAIMDRYDPEKRVGLIVDEWGTWYDVEPGTNPGFLYQQNTQRDALAAAVTLDIFHRHCDRVHMANIAQTVNVLQAMVLTEGARMLVTPTYHVFEMFKVHQDAEALTLHLQSPDYELGGEAIPQFSASASKDASGRIHISLSNLHHEAAGDVAIDLRGWSGGAPKITGRILTASEPDAHNTFEKPDAVRPEAFEGARWSGAGLTVALPPMSVAVLTLEG, encoded by the coding sequence ATGAGCGGGAAGCTGGTTGTTCAGACGGATCTGCCGACAGGCCGGATCAGTCGCCATATTTACGGGCATTTTGCCGAGCATCTGGGGAGATGCGTCTACGAGGGAATCTGGGTCGGGGAGGATTCGCCCATCCCGAATACGAAGGGCATCCGCAACGATGTGCTGGAGGCTCTGAAGCGGCTGAACATTCCGGTGCTGCGCTGGCCGGGCGGCTGCTTCGCCGACGAATACCACTGGAAGGATGGAATCGGTCCGCGCGAATCCCGCAAGCGGATGGTGAATACACATTGGGGCGGCGTCGTCGAAAACAACCACTTCGGCACGCACGAATTTCTGATGCTTTGCGAAATGCTCGGGTGCGAGCCTTACATAAGCGGCAACGTCGGCAGCGGCACCGTACAGGAGATGCAGGAGTGGGTCGAATACATGACCTTCGGCGGCGAATCGCCGATGGCCGATCTGCGTCGGCGGAACGGACGGGAGGAGCCGTGGCGGGTCAAATATTTCGGCGTCGGCAACGAGAACTGGGGCTGCGGGGGAAATATGCGGCCCGAGTATTACGCGGACGTCTACCGCCAATATCAGACGTACGTGCGCAACTACGGAGACAACAAGATTTACAAAATCGCCTGCGGCGCCAGCGACTTCAATTACCGCTGGACGGAAGTGCTGATGCGCGAAGCCGGACGCTTCATGGACGGGTTGAGCCTTCACTACTACACCTTGCCGGGGACCTGGTCGGAGAAAGGAGCCGCGACGGGCTTCACGGAGCGGGAATGGTTCGTCACGTTGAAAAAAGCGCTCCGGATGGACGAGCTCCTCGCGAATCACGCGGCGATTATGGACCGATACGATCCGGAAAAGCGGGTCGGCCTGATCGTGGACGAGTGGGGAACCTGGTACGACGTGGAGCCGGGCACGAATCCGGGATTCCTGTACCAGCAAAATACGCAGCGGGACGCGCTGGCGGCGGCCGTGACGCTCGATATTTTCCACCGGCATTGCGACCGCGTTCATATGGCCAACATCGCCCAGACCGTCAACGTGCTTCAGGCGATGGTGCTGACGGAGGGAGCCCGCATGCTGGTGACGCCGACCTACCACGTGTTCGAGATGTTCAAGGTGCATCAGGACGCCGAAGCGCTGACTCTTCATCTGCAATCGCCGGATTACGAGCTGGGCGGAGAGGCTATTCCGCAATTCAGCGCCTCCGCGTCGAAGGATGCTTCGGGCCGCATCCATATCAGCTTGAGCAACCTGCACCACGAAGCCGCGGGCGACGTGGCCATCGATCTGCGCGGGTGGAGCGGAGGCGCTCCGAAGATAACCGGGCGTATCTTGACAGCCTCCGAACCGGATGCCCATAATACGTTTGAGAAACCGGACGCCGTCCGGCCGGAGGCGTTCGAAGGCGCGCGCTGGTCGGGAGCGGGCCTGACCGTCGCGCTGCCGCCGATGTCCGTAGCGGTGCTGACGCTGGAGGGCTGA